In one window of Ruminococcus hominis DNA:
- a CDS encoding Mini-ribonuclease 3, whose protein sequence is MEKSITMDFRDCIENVLQLKEVDVNQYSPLVLAYIGDCVYDLIIKSMIINNGNKQVNKLHEETSHLVQASTQSLMMRTMQEHLNEEEHAVYRRGRNAKSVSPAKNQSITDYRRATGFEALVGYLYLKKRYARLMELIKIGLDSLEN, encoded by the coding sequence ATGGAAAAGAGCATAACAATGGATTTTCGCGATTGTATTGAAAATGTGCTCCAATTAAAAGAGGTGGATGTGAATCAATATTCACCTCTTGTTTTAGCATATATCGGTGACTGTGTTTATGATTTAATCATCAAAAGTATGATTATTAACAATGGAAACAAGCAAGTAAATAAATTACATGAAGAGACTAGTCATCTTGTACAGGCTTCAACACAGTCGTTAATGATGCGTACAATGCAGGAGCATTTAAACGAAGAAGAGCATGCTGTCTACAGAAGGGGGAGAAATGCAAAATCTGTTTCTCCGGCCAAAAATCAATCAATCACCGACTATCGTCGTGCAACAGGATTTGAAGCACTCGTCGGTTATCTTTACTTGAAAAAGAGATATGCACGCTTAATGGAACTGATTAAAATAGGATTAGACAGTTTGGAAAATTAA